One Malus sylvestris chromosome 14, drMalSylv7.2, whole genome shotgun sequence DNA segment encodes these proteins:
- the LOC126599363 gene encoding 60S ribosomal protein L44 translates to MVNVPKTKKTYCKSKECKKHTLHKVTQYKKGKDSLAAQGKRRYDRKQSGYGGQTKPVFHKKAKTTKKIVLRLQCQGCKHVSQHPIKRCKHFEIGGDKKGKGTSLF, encoded by the exons ATg GTGAACGTTCCCAAAACAAAGAAGACCTACTGCAAGAGCAAGGAGTGCAAAAAGCACACCTTGCACAAGGTTACCCAATACAAGAAAGGAAAGGATAGCCTTGCTGCTCAGGGAAAGAGGCGTTATGATCGTAAGCAGTCAGGTTATGGAGGTCAGACCAAACCAGTGTTCCACAAGAAG GCAAAAACTACCAAGAAGATTGTTCTGAGGCTCCAATGCCAGGGTTGCAAGCATGTGTCCCAGCACCCGATCAAG AGGTGCAAGCATTTCGAGATTGGTGGAGACAAGAAGGGGAAGGGAACCTCTCTTTTCTAA
- the LOC126600321 gene encoding probable inactive receptor kinase At1g48480 yields the protein MHSQTQRLCLFLFSLLLLLPIAKPDLASDRAALLALRSAVGGRTLLWNVNQTSPCSWAGVNCENNRVTGIRLPGVALSGVIPSGIFGNLTSLRTLSLRLNALRGPLPSDLSACVTLRNLYLQGNLFSGEIPEFLYSLHDLVRLNLASNNFSGEISLGFNNLTRLRTLYLESNKLSGAIPELKLPNLDQFNVSSNLLNGSVPKQLQSYPSSSFLGNLLCGGPLDACPGDGGAAGGGDININDNHKRRKLSGGAIAGIVIGSVLAFLVIIMLLIFFCRKKKSKKTSSVDIATVKHPEVEIPGEKLPAEAENVGYGNGSSVAAAAAAAMVGNGKSEFNSAGGAKKLVFFGNGARVFDLEDLLRASAEVLGKGTFGTAYKAVLEAGTVVAVKRLRDVTISESEFKEKIEAVGVKDHENLVPLRAYYFSRDEKLLVYDYMPMGSLSALLHGNKGAGRTPLNWEIRSGIALGAARGIEYLHSQGQTVSHGNIKSSNILLTKSYEARVSDFGLAHLVGPSSTPNRVSGYRAPEVTDPRKVSQKADVYSFGVLLLELLTGKPPTHALLNEEGVDLPRWVQSIVKEEWTSEVFDVELLRNQNVEEEMVQLLQLAIDCSAQYPDKRPSISEVTRRIEELRRSSLRDEQPEVVRGLDNVSSR from the exons atgcattcccaaaccCAAAGGCTTTGCCTTTTCCTCTTCTCCCTGCTGCTTTTGCTCCCCATTGCAAAACCAGATCTGGCTTCTGACCGCGCCGCTCTACTGGCCCTGCGCTCCGCCGTCGGCGGCCGAACTCTGCTCTGGAATGTGAACCAGACCAGCCCATGTTCGTGGGCTGGCGTCAACTGTGAGAATAACCGTGTCACGGGGATTCGTCTTCCCGGCGTGGCTCTATCCGGCGTAATTCCCAGTGGCATTTTTGGAAATCTGACCAGTCTCCGCACTCTCAGTCTCCGTCTCAACGCTTTAAGAGGTCCTCTGCCGTCAGATCTCTCCGCCTGTGTTACTCTTCGTAACCTTTACTTGCAGGGGAACCTTTTCTCCGGCGAAATCCCGGAGTTTTTGTACAGTCTACACGACTTGGTCAGGCTGAACTTGGCGTCCAAcaatttttccggtgagatctCACTGGGTTTCAACAATCTCACCCGCCTGAGGACTTTGTATCTTGAAAGCAACAAGCTTTCTGGAGCGATTCCAGAGCTGAAGCTTCCTAATCTCGACCAGTTCAATGTATCCAGCAATTTGCTAAACGGGTCTGTTCCGAAGCAGTTGCAGTCTTACCCTTCAAGCTCGTTTCTGGGTAATTTGCTATGCGGGGGTCCGCTTGATGCTTGCCCTGGAGACGGCGGAGCTGCCGGAGGAGGAGATATAAATATCAATGACAACCACAAAAGGAGAAAGCTTTCAGGTGGTGCTATTGCCGGTATTGTGATCGGATCCGTGCTGGCTTTTCTCGTGATTATCATGCTTTTGATCTTTTTCTGCCGAAAGAAGAAGAGCAAGAAGACGAGCTCCGTTGACATCGCCACCGTGAAGCACCCGGAAGTCGAGATTCCCGGCGAGAAGCTGCCCGCGGAGGCTGAAAATGTGGGATACGGAAATGGGTCTTCGGTGGCGGCTGCTGCGGCGGCGGCGATGGTGGGGAATGGGAAAAGTGAATTCAATAGCGCCGGTGGTGCTAAAAAGCTGGTGTTTTTTGGCAATGGGGCGAGGGTGTTTGATCTGGAGGACTTGTTGAGAGCTTCGGCGGAGGTTTTGGGGAAGGGGACTTTCGGGACCGCATACAAGGCGGTTCTGGAGGCTGGGACTGTGGTGGCTGTGAAGAGGCTGAGGGATGTGACAATTTCGGAGAGCGAGTTTAAAGAAAAGATTGAAGCTGTGGGAGTGAAGGATCATGAAAATTTGGTGCCTCTGAGGGCCTACTATTTCAGCAGAGATGAGAAGCTTCTTGTCTATGATTACATGCCTATGGGAAGCTTATCTGCACTTTTGCACG GAAACAAAGGAGCAGGCAGGACCCCATTGAATTGGGAAATCAGGTCCGGAATTGCCCTTGGAGCTGCCCGTGGAATTGAATACCTACACTCTCAAGGCCAAACTGTCTCGCATGGAAACATCAAGTCATCCAACATCCTGCTAACAAAGTCCTATGAAGCTCGGGTTTCTGACTTCGGCCTAGCACATCTTGTTGGTCCCTCATCTACTCCCAACCGAGTTTCTGGCTACCGGGCACCAGAGGTTACTGATCCTCGCAAGGTATCCCAAAAGGCCGATGTTTATAGCTTTGGGGTATTGCTCTTGGAACTACTTACTGGGAAGCCCCCAACTCATGCCCTCTTGAATGAGGAAGGAGTTGACCTCCCAAGGTGGGTTCAGTCCATAGTCAAAGAGGAGTGGACTTCAGAGGTTTTCGATGTTGAGCTCCTCAGGAACCAGAATGTCGAGGAGGAGATGGTTCAGCTCTTGCAACTTGCAATAGATTGTTCGGCTCAGTATCCTGACAAACGCCCTTCAATCTCCGAAGTGACAAGGCGCATTGAGGAGCTACGTCGTTCTAGCTTGCGAGATGAGCAGCCCGAGGTTGTCCGTGGTTTAGACAACGTATCCTCTCGATGA